Proteins co-encoded in one Rhodospirillaceae bacterium genomic window:
- a CDS encoding NAD-glutamate dehydrogenase, with the protein MSKKSPRKQTALINAVVRAAAKKKCGGKDASLARFIRLYYGDVLLADMAACSTGALACAALSVWSLGQLRASGKIGIRIFNPSVKQDGWESSHTVIEIINNDMPFLVDSVTAELNRNGLTVHHIVHPVFDVLRTPGGKLSRIDGLKDGGDKACRESFMHIEVDQQMNPDFISTLQAGLESVLEDVRLAVQDWAPLRSQMHAIISETDKTPPPLPMEAVAEDVAFFRWLLDDHFTFLGYREYHLEKKGNKAYLKPVAKSGLGILRKPSPKFIAGSKSPAPLKTASVDRKDSLLIVTKTTALSTVHRLAHMEYIGIRIFDANGNVTGERRFLGLYTSTAYSRSPREIPILRHKVAATLARAGFLPASHSGKALLHILENFPRDELFQISEADLSRISMGILALQERKHVALFCRHDPFQRFVSCLVYLPRDIYNTELRERIEKVLEESYGGETTDYYTKVGDSVLARLRFLIRITPGKALKLSDAAIEKQLIVIARSWEEDLRDALIEVEGESQGLSLLRKYGKGFPPSYREHFDACAAIDDIEKISDVLENKEIALSLYRKEGSASNALRFKIYNYGKPVPLSDALPMLENMGLRVIGEVPFEISPKGGAPVFIHDFHMVTEGGIDIPLDDIKENFEEAFLDVWKGRVEDDVFNRLVLIAGLTSREVVVLRAFRKFLRQIGVPFSLAYMGETLAGNASIARLIMDLFAARFDPRNRHRAEVRVVKLRNAIEAALEKVPNLDQDRILRRFYNLVESTLRTNYFQQDGEGQPKPYLSFKFASRLIKRLPLPRPMFEIFVYSPRMEGVHLRGGRIARGGIRWSDRREDFRTEILGLMKAQMVKNAVIVPVGAKGGFVVKRPPAEGGREALMAEVIACYQMLIRGMLDLTDNLDGNQAVQPLDTICKDEADPYLVVAADKGTATFSDIANAISKDYGFWLGDAFASGGSQGYDHKKMGITARGAWESVKRHFRELGVDIQKTDFTVLGVGDMSGDVFGNGMLLSRHICLLAAFNHQHIFIDPDPDPATSFLERKRLFKMPRSSWTDYNAKLISKGGGIFDRAAKSVKLSPEIQKRFAIPSVRITPNDLMRYLLRAEADLLWLGGIGTYVKASSESSLDAGDRANDAIRVDATELRCKVIGEGANLGITQFGRVEYALEGGHLNADSVDNSAGVNCSDHEVNIKILLNEVVASGKLTEQKRNALLVRMTKDVSNLVLRDNYLHTQAITYVASRASDFLDGQAALIRTLEDKGLLDREIEFLPSDAVIEERLMARQGLTRPEISVLISYVKNWLYSALLESDIPDDPFLAADFTRYFPAPLCAGFARQIANHRLRREIIATQVANGLISRMGGAMVAQLAENTGMPLENIAYAYLVVREAFGLSDLWEGVETLDNKVAVCTQTEMFGDIGRLVEQATFWFLRNGDRSLAIAAHLKKFSAGVSEFTTSLGKILPEAQRNEVKKREARYVSAGVPRKLAAAVASMDYLAPAFDVVVEAQSSSHSVEEIGTLYFKVGVVFGLDWLRVEGRQILPESHWQKTAIEAILDDLSGQQAALTCRIVRAAKGAARLDGILDSWILANKIAVERTRQMLNEIHSASALHSFDLAMLTVANRQMRSLIQA; encoded by the coding sequence ATGTCAAAAAAATCACCGCGCAAACAGACGGCTTTGATTAATGCCGTTGTGCGTGCTGCTGCAAAGAAAAAATGCGGCGGAAAAGACGCCTCTCTTGCGAGGTTTATTCGTCTCTATTATGGGGACGTTTTGTTGGCGGATATGGCCGCTTGTTCGACAGGCGCCCTTGCTTGTGCGGCGCTTTCAGTTTGGAGCCTCGGGCAACTTCGTGCGTCTGGAAAGATCGGCATCCGGATTTTCAACCCCAGTGTGAAGCAGGATGGCTGGGAATCTTCCCATACTGTCATCGAAATCATAAACAACGATATGCCGTTTCTTGTGGATTCCGTGACGGCGGAGCTGAACCGGAATGGCTTAACCGTTCATCATATTGTTCACCCCGTTTTTGACGTTCTGCGTACGCCGGGCGGGAAACTCTCTCGTATTGACGGCCTTAAGGATGGTGGTGACAAGGCGTGCCGCGAATCGTTCATGCATATCGAGGTCGATCAGCAAATGAACCCGGATTTCATAAGCACCCTCCAGGCGGGCTTGGAGAGTGTTTTGGAAGACGTGCGGCTTGCCGTTCAGGACTGGGCACCATTGCGGAGCCAGATGCACGCAATCATTAGCGAAACCGATAAAACGCCGCCGCCGCTTCCGATGGAGGCGGTCGCCGAAGACGTGGCCTTCTTCCGGTGGCTTCTTGACGACCATTTTACCTTTCTTGGCTATCGCGAATACCATTTGGAGAAAAAGGGCAACAAGGCGTATCTGAAACCGGTGGCAAAATCCGGGCTTGGCATTTTACGAAAACCGTCACCGAAATTTATTGCCGGAAGTAAGTCGCCTGCGCCGTTGAAAACGGCAAGCGTGGACCGCAAAGACAGCCTGTTGATTGTTACGAAGACGACGGCGCTTTCCACGGTCCATCGGCTTGCGCATATGGAATATATTGGCATCCGCATTTTTGATGCGAATGGCAATGTGACGGGGGAAAGGCGCTTTCTTGGGCTTTACACCTCGACCGCCTATAGCCGCAGCCCTAGGGAAATCCCTATTCTTCGCCACAAAGTCGCAGCCACCCTTGCGCGCGCCGGGTTTCTTCCAGCAAGCCATAGTGGCAAGGCGTTGCTCCATATTCTGGAGAATTTTCCACGCGACGAGCTGTTTCAGATATCGGAAGCTGATCTTTCCCGTATCAGCATGGGCATTTTGGCGCTTCAGGAACGCAAGCATGTGGCGCTTTTCTGCCGTCACGATCCATTTCAACGGTTTGTTTCCTGCCTTGTTTATCTGCCACGCGATATCTACAACACGGAATTGCGCGAGCGCATCGAGAAGGTTCTCGAAGAATCTTATGGTGGTGAGACAACCGACTACTACACAAAAGTCGGCGATTCGGTACTTGCGCGTCTTCGCTTTCTCATCCGCATAACGCCTGGCAAGGCGCTGAAACTTAGCGATGCCGCGATTGAGAAGCAGTTGATCGTGATCGCCAGGTCCTGGGAGGAGGACCTTCGCGATGCGTTGATCGAAGTAGAAGGGGAATCCCAGGGCTTAAGCCTGCTTCGGAAATATGGGAAGGGCTTTCCGCCCTCCTATCGTGAGCATTTTGATGCGTGCGCAGCAATCGACGACATCGAAAAAATTTCAGACGTTCTTGAAAACAAGGAAATTGCTCTGAGCCTTTACCGAAAGGAAGGCTCCGCAAGCAACGCGCTCCGGTTCAAGATTTACAATTATGGCAAGCCCGTGCCGCTTTCGGATGCGCTGCCCATGCTTGAAAATATGGGACTTCGCGTGATTGGCGAAGTGCCGTTCGAAATTTCACCAAAGGGAGGCGCGCCCGTTTTCATCCATGATTTTCACATGGTAACGGAGGGTGGGATCGACATTCCACTCGATGACATCAAGGAAAATTTTGAAGAAGCCTTTCTGGACGTCTGGAAAGGCCGCGTTGAGGATGACGTCTTCAATCGCCTGGTCCTGATTGCCGGGCTGACGTCGCGGGAGGTCGTCGTTTTACGTGCCTTTCGGAAATTTCTTCGTCAGATTGGCGTTCCGTTCAGCCTCGCTTATATGGGGGAAACCCTGGCAGGCAATGCGTCCATTGCGCGGCTGATTATGGATTTGTTTGCGGCGCGATTCGACCCTCGAAACCGGCATCGTGCGGAAGTGCGCGTCGTGAAGCTGCGCAACGCGATTGAGGCGGCATTGGAGAAAGTTCCGAACCTGGATCAGGACCGAATCCTTCGCCGGTTTTACAATCTTGTCGAATCGACCCTGCGGACGAATTATTTTCAGCAAGACGGGGAAGGGCAGCCAAAACCTTACCTTTCCTTCAAATTTGCCAGCCGTCTCATCAAGAGGTTGCCGCTGCCGCGGCCCATGTTCGAAATTTTCGTCTATTCACCACGCATGGAGGGCGTTCACCTGCGGGGGGGGCGCATCGCCCGTGGTGGCATTCGCTGGTCAGACCGGCGTGAGGATTTTCGAACCGAGATTTTGGGTCTGATGAAAGCTCAGATGGTGAAGAACGCGGTTATCGTGCCGGTTGGTGCGAAGGGGGGCTTTGTTGTCAAGCGCCCGCCGGCGGAGGGTGGGCGCGAGGCGTTGATGGCCGAAGTCATCGCCTGTTATCAAATGCTCATTCGCGGCATGCTGGACCTTACGGACAATCTTGATGGCAACCAGGCCGTCCAGCCGCTGGATACGATCTGCAAGGATGAGGCCGACCCCTATCTTGTGGTCGCCGCTGACAAGGGAACGGCCACGTTTTCGGATATCGCGAACGCTATTTCGAAAGATTATGGTTTCTGGCTTGGGGATGCCTTCGCGTCGGGCGGGTCCCAGGGGTACGATCATAAGAAGATGGGCATTACTGCACGTGGCGCGTGGGAATCCGTCAAGCGTCACTTCCGGGAACTCGGTGTCGATATTCAAAAAACGGATTTTACCGTTTTGGGTGTGGGCGACATGTCCGGCGATGTGTTTGGCAATGGCATGCTGCTTTCCCGGCACATCTGTCTTCTCGCCGCGTTTAACCATCAACACATCTTTATTGATCCAGACCCGGATCCGGCTACGAGCTTTCTGGAACGCAAGCGGCTTTTCAAAATGCCACGTTCCAGCTGGACGGATTACAACGCAAAACTAATCTCGAAGGGGGGTGGGATCTTTGATCGCGCAGCAAAATCGGTCAAGCTTTCCCCGGAAATTCAAAAGCGGTTCGCGATTCCCTCGGTACGCATTACGCCGAACGATCTTATGCGCTATCTTTTGCGCGCAGAGGCTGATTTGCTTTGGCTTGGTGGTATCGGCACCTATGTAAAGGCGTCCAGTGAAAGCAGCCTTGATGCCGGCGATCGGGCAAATGACGCGATTCGTGTGGATGCGACGGAACTGCGTTGCAAGGTTATTGGTGAAGGCGCGAATCTTGGCATCACGCAATTTGGGCGAGTCGAATATGCCCTGGAGGGCGGGCATCTTAATGCGGATTCGGTCGATAATTCCGCTGGCGTGAATTGCTCCGACCACGAGGTAAACATCAAGATTCTTCTGAACGAGGTGGTCGCGTCCGGAAAACTGACGGAACAAAAGCGAAATGCCCTTTTGGTGCGGATGACGAAGGACGTTTCGAATTTGGTTCTTCGGGACAATTATTTGCACACCCAAGCCATCACCTATGTTGCTTCGCGCGCGTCGGACTTTCTTGACGGTCAGGCGGCGTTGATTCGAACGTTGGAGGACAAAGGCCTGCTGGATCGAGAGATCGAGTTTCTGCCAAGCGATGCCGTTATCGAAGAGCGGCTTATGGCGCGGCAGGGGCTGACACGTCCGGAAATTTCCGTTCTTATTTCCTATGTGAAGAATTGGCTGTACAGCGCACTTCTCGAGTCGGACATACCAGACGATCCCTTCCTTGCCGCCGATTTCACTCGCTATTTCCCGGCGCCGCTTTGTGCTGGTTTTGCACGACAGATCGCAAACCATCGGTTGCGCCGCGAGATTATCGCCACGCAGGTTGCAAATGGCCTCATAAGCCGCATGGGCGGCGCCATGGTTGCGCAATTAGCTGAAAACACCGGCATGCCGCTGGAAAACATTGCGTACGCCTATCTGGTTGTGCGCGAAGCCTTTGGCCTTTCTGATTTGTGGGAGGGCGTTGAGACGCTTGATAACAAGGTTGCAGTGTGCACACAGACGGAAATGTTCGGTGATATTGGTCGGCTGGTTGAGCAGGCGACGTTCTGGTTCCTCCGAAATGGCGATCGGTCTCTGGCAATTGCGGCCCATCTGAAAAAATTTAGCGCTGGCGTTAGTGAATTTACGACATCGCTTGGAAAGATTTTGCCGGAGGCACAGCGCAACGAGGTCAAGAAACGCGAGGCGCGTTATGTATCGGCGGGGGTTCCGAGAAAACTGGCGGCGGCAGTGGCCAGCATGGATTATTTGGCTCCGGCCTTCGATGTGGTTGTGGAGGCGCAGAGTTCCAGTCATAGCGTCGAGGAGATTGGCACGCTTTATTTCAAGGTTGGTGTTGTTTTCGGCCTTGATTGGCTACGTGTCGAGGGGCGACAGATTTTGCCGGAAAGCCATTGGCAGAAGACGGCCATTGAGGCGATCTTGGACGATCTATCCGGGCAACAGGCGGCGCTTACATGTCGGATTGTTCGGGCAGCGAAGGGTGCGGCGCGCCTTGATGGCATTCTCGATTCATGGATTTTGGCTAACAAGATCGCTGTTGAACGAACGCGCCAGATGTTAAATGAAATTCACTCGGCAAGTGCGCTGCACAGCTTTGACCTTGCGATGCTGACGGTCGCCAATCGCCAGATGCGCTCTCTCATTCAGGCATAA